One genomic window of Arvicola amphibius chromosome 4, mArvAmp1.2, whole genome shotgun sequence includes the following:
- the Wbp2 gene encoding WW domain-binding protein 2 isoform X1, with protein sequence MALNKNHSEGGGVIVNNTESILMTYDHVELTFNDMKNVPEAFKGTKKGTVYLTPYRVIFLSKGKDAMQSFMMPFYLMKDCEIKQPVFGANFIKGTVKAEAGGGWEGAASYKLTFTAGGAIEFGQRMLQVASQASRGEAPNGAYGYPYMPSGAYVFPPPVANGMYPCPPDYPYPPPPPAEFYPGPPMMDGAMGYVQPPPPPYPGPMEPPVSGPSAPSTPAAEAKAAEAAASAYYNPGNPHNVYMPTSQPPPPPYYPPEDKKTQ encoded by the exons ATGGCGCTCAACAAGAATCACTCAGAGGGTGGCGGAGTGATCGTCAACAACACTGAGAG CATCCTGATGACCTATGACCATGTGGAGCTCACATTCAATGACATGAAGAACGTGCCAGAGGCCTTCAAAGGGACCAAGAAAGGCACCGTCTACCTAACCCCGTATCGG GTCATCTTCCTATCTAAAGGGAAGGATGCCATGCAGTCCTTTATGATGCCCTTCTATCTAATGAAGGACTGTGAGATCAAGCAGCCGGTGTTTGGTGCCAACTTCATTAAGGGGACAgtgaaggctgaagcaggag GTGGCTGGGAAGGCGCGGCTTCCTACAAGTTGACCTTCACAGCAGGGGGCGCTATTGAGTTTGGGCAGCGGATGCTCCAGGTGGCATCTCAAG CCTCCAGAGGTGAAGCCCCTAATGGAGCCTATGGGTACCCTTACATGCCCAGCGGGGCCTATGTCTTTCCCCCGCCAGTCGCCAATGGAATGTACCCCTGCCCTCCTGACTACCCCTACCCACCGCCCCCACCTG CAGAGTTCTATCCAGGACCTCCCATGATGGATGGAGCCATGGGATATGTACAGCCCCCACCGCCACCCTATCCTGGGCCCATGGAGCCTCCAGTCAGCGGCCCCAGTGCCCCCTCCACTCCCGCAG cTGAGGCTAAGGCTGCCGAAGCAGCTGCCAGTGCCTATTACAACCCAGGCAACCCACACAATGTCTACATGCCCACG agccagcctccaccaccaccctactACCCCCCAGAGGACAAGAAGACCCAGTAG
- the Wbp2 gene encoding WW domain-binding protein 2 isoform X2, producing the protein MALNKNHSEGGGVIVNNTESILMTYDHVELTFNDMKNVPEAFKGTKKGTVYLTPYRVIFLSKGKDAMQSFMMPFYLMKDCEIKQPVFGANFIKGTVKAEAGGGWEGAASYKLTFTAGGAIEFGQRMLQVASQASRGEAPNGAYGYPYMPSGAYVFPPPVANGMYPCPPDYPYPPPPPEFYPGPPMMDGAMGYVQPPPPPYPGPMEPPVSGPSAPSTPAAEAKAAEAAASAYYNPGNPHNVYMPTSQPPPPPYYPPEDKKTQ; encoded by the exons ATGGCGCTCAACAAGAATCACTCAGAGGGTGGCGGAGTGATCGTCAACAACACTGAGAG CATCCTGATGACCTATGACCATGTGGAGCTCACATTCAATGACATGAAGAACGTGCCAGAGGCCTTCAAAGGGACCAAGAAAGGCACCGTCTACCTAACCCCGTATCGG GTCATCTTCCTATCTAAAGGGAAGGATGCCATGCAGTCCTTTATGATGCCCTTCTATCTAATGAAGGACTGTGAGATCAAGCAGCCGGTGTTTGGTGCCAACTTCATTAAGGGGACAgtgaaggctgaagcaggag GTGGCTGGGAAGGCGCGGCTTCCTACAAGTTGACCTTCACAGCAGGGGGCGCTATTGAGTTTGGGCAGCGGATGCTCCAGGTGGCATCTCAAG CCTCCAGAGGTGAAGCCCCTAATGGAGCCTATGGGTACCCTTACATGCCCAGCGGGGCCTATGTCTTTCCCCCGCCAGTCGCCAATGGAATGTACCCCTGCCCTCCTGACTACCCCTACCCACCGCCCCCACCTG AGTTCTATCCAGGACCTCCCATGATGGATGGAGCCATGGGATATGTACAGCCCCCACCGCCACCCTATCCTGGGCCCATGGAGCCTCCAGTCAGCGGCCCCAGTGCCCCCTCCACTCCCGCAG cTGAGGCTAAGGCTGCCGAAGCAGCTGCCAGTGCCTATTACAACCCAGGCAACCCACACAATGTCTACATGCCCACG agccagcctccaccaccaccctactACCCCCCAGAGGACAAGAAGACCCAGTAG
- the Wbp2 gene encoding WW domain-binding protein 2 isoform X3, with product MTYDHVELTFNDMKNVPEAFKGTKKGTVYLTPYRVIFLSKGKDAMQSFMMPFYLMKDCEIKQPVFGANFIKGTVKAEAGGGWEGAASYKLTFTAGGAIEFGQRMLQVASQASRGEAPNGAYGYPYMPSGAYVFPPPVANGMYPCPPDYPYPPPPPAEFYPGPPMMDGAMGYVQPPPPPYPGPMEPPVSGPSAPSTPAAEAKAAEAAASAYYNPGNPHNVYMPTSQPPPPPYYPPEDKKTQ from the exons ATGACCTATGACCATGTGGAGCTCACATTCAATGACATGAAGAACGTGCCAGAGGCCTTCAAAGGGACCAAGAAAGGCACCGTCTACCTAACCCCGTATCGG GTCATCTTCCTATCTAAAGGGAAGGATGCCATGCAGTCCTTTATGATGCCCTTCTATCTAATGAAGGACTGTGAGATCAAGCAGCCGGTGTTTGGTGCCAACTTCATTAAGGGGACAgtgaaggctgaagcaggag GTGGCTGGGAAGGCGCGGCTTCCTACAAGTTGACCTTCACAGCAGGGGGCGCTATTGAGTTTGGGCAGCGGATGCTCCAGGTGGCATCTCAAG CCTCCAGAGGTGAAGCCCCTAATGGAGCCTATGGGTACCCTTACATGCCCAGCGGGGCCTATGTCTTTCCCCCGCCAGTCGCCAATGGAATGTACCCCTGCCCTCCTGACTACCCCTACCCACCGCCCCCACCTG CAGAGTTCTATCCAGGACCTCCCATGATGGATGGAGCCATGGGATATGTACAGCCCCCACCGCCACCCTATCCTGGGCCCATGGAGCCTCCAGTCAGCGGCCCCAGTGCCCCCTCCACTCCCGCAG cTGAGGCTAAGGCTGCCGAAGCAGCTGCCAGTGCCTATTACAACCCAGGCAACCCACACAATGTCTACATGCCCACG agccagcctccaccaccaccctactACCCCCCAGAGGACAAGAAGACCCAGTAG